Proteins encoded in a region of the Pseudothermotoga elfii DSM 9442 = NBRC 107921 genome:
- the xylB gene encoding xylulokinase gives MNLYVGLDVGTTGVKGVLVDENGKIIDIQSGHLTIQTPKPGWSEQDPLNWWKAVLKVLKNLSERSKEAGGRIRAISTSGQMHSLVAIGKNGEVLRNAILWCDQRTYEECKEAESLLGGEEKTLKIVGNSILPGFTLPKILWLRKNEPDVYGKIYKVLLPKDFINYMLTGIIATEHSDASGTMLYSVSEGRWSDQILDAFGISKKFLPDILESNEMIGKVRENLVKMLNLDEEVAVVAGGADNACAALGVSVIDPGDVMISLGTSGTVVAPTGSKVPDPYGRVHFFAHVVPRTMYHMGVMLSAAYSLEWFKHRFLKEDYEVINRQVMKVPIGSNGVIFLPYLNGERSPHKDPYAKGVFFGISSYNSKWDFVRAIFEGVAFGIRDCFEVIEELNTSVKNIRTTGGGARSDVWNIMIADLLSREIQKPLINEGASYGAAMLACSGFSSSSPDQIARRWFKLKTSVKPSLENKKEYDKFYYRFRDLYKGLKSFFRNWKDE, from the coding sequence ATGAATTTATATGTTGGGCTTGATGTAGGAACAACAGGTGTGAAAGGAGTTCTTGTCGATGAAAATGGAAAAATCATAGATATTCAAAGCGGACATTTAACCATACAAACGCCAAAGCCAGGTTGGTCAGAACAGGATCCTTTAAACTGGTGGAAAGCAGTTTTGAAAGTTTTGAAAAATTTATCGGAAAGATCGAAAGAAGCCGGCGGAAGGATAAGAGCAATTTCTACCAGTGGGCAGATGCACAGTCTGGTTGCTATAGGAAAAAACGGCGAGGTGTTGAGAAACGCCATACTCTGGTGTGACCAGAGAACTTATGAAGAGTGTAAAGAAGCCGAGAGTTTGCTTGGAGGAGAAGAAAAAACACTAAAGATAGTCGGAAATTCAATCCTTCCGGGATTTACTTTGCCAAAGATCCTGTGGTTGAGAAAAAATGAGCCGGATGTGTATGGAAAGATATATAAAGTGCTCTTGCCAAAAGATTTCATAAATTATATGCTCACCGGGATCATTGCAACAGAACATTCAGACGCTTCAGGAACAATGTTGTACAGCGTTTCTGAAGGACGATGGAGCGATCAGATTCTGGATGCTTTCGGTATTTCAAAGAAATTTCTCCCGGATATTCTTGAGTCGAATGAAATGATCGGAAAGGTAAGAGAAAATCTGGTGAAAATGCTTAATCTCGATGAAGAAGTAGCAGTGGTTGCTGGTGGAGCAGATAACGCCTGTGCTGCTCTGGGGGTTTCGGTGATAGATCCTGGAGATGTAATGATAAGTCTTGGAACTTCAGGTACTGTAGTTGCGCCCACCGGGAGCAAAGTACCTGACCCTTATGGAAGAGTGCATTTCTTCGCGCATGTTGTGCCTCGTACCATGTATCATATGGGTGTGATGCTATCAGCTGCCTATTCTCTTGAGTGGTTTAAGCATCGATTTTTGAAAGAGGATTATGAGGTAATAAATCGTCAAGTTATGAAGGTTCCTATAGGATCTAACGGCGTTATATTTCTGCCATACCTGAATGGCGAAAGGAGCCCGCATAAAGACCCTTATGCAAAAGGTGTTTTTTTTGGCATTTCTTCTTACAACAGTAAATGGGATTTTGTAAGAGCTATATTTGAAGGAGTGGCTTTTGGTATCAGGGATTGCTTCGAAGTCATTGAAGAACTGAATACCAGTGTGAAAAATATCAGGACAACAGGGGGAGGAGCAAGGAGTGATGTCTGGAATATTATGATAGCAGATTTGCTGTCGCGCGAAATCCAAAAACCCTTGATTAATGAAGGTGCATCTTATGGAGCAGCTATGCTTGCATGCTCTGGTTTTTCTTCATCAAGCCCAGATCAAATTGCGAGACGCTGGTTCAAATTGAAAACTTCTGTAAAACCGTCGCTTGAAAACAAAAAAGAGTATGATAAGTTTTATTACAGGTTCAGAGACTTGTATAAAGGTTTGAAAAGCTTTTTTCGTAACTGGAAAGATGAATAA
- a CDS encoding sugar-binding protein, with protein sequence MRKLLAVLLTVVLAVVSLAMTIGVIGKSVHPYWSQVEQGVKAAGKALGVDTRFFVPQKEDINAQLQMLESFIAQRFDGIAIAPSDPTAVMPTIKKALEAGIPVITLDTDSPESGRYVYIGTDNYQAGYSAGLIMRELLNGRGKIVIGTGSLTAMNSLQRIQGFKDAIAGTEIQILDTLNDEEDGARAVSLAESALNAHPDLDAFFGVYAYNGPSQALVVKNAGKAGKIKIVCFDTTTDILQYVKEGVIQATMGQRPYMMGYLSVVTLYLMSKTGVQNTLAMLPKIEVEGITDYVIDTGVDIVTPQNLSDYLETMEKLGIPIKF encoded by the coding sequence ATGAGAAAACTGCTGGCAGTGTTGTTGACGGTTGTTTTGGCGGTCGTGTCCTTAGCCATGACAATAGGAGTTATAGGAAAATCTGTTCATCCATACTGGTCTCAAGTAGAACAGGGTGTAAAAGCGGCTGGAAAAGCCCTTGGGGTGGATACCAGGTTTTTTGTACCGCAAAAAGAAGACATCAACGCACAGCTTCAAATGCTGGAGTCGTTCATTGCTCAGAGATTCGATGGTATCGCCATTGCTCCTTCTGACCCTACAGCAGTGATGCCAACGATAAAAAAAGCACTTGAAGCAGGTATTCCAGTTATAACTCTTGATACAGACTCTCCAGAGAGCGGAAGGTATGTTTATATAGGAACGGATAATTACCAAGCAGGCTATAGCGCCGGGCTCATAATGAGAGAGCTGCTCAATGGCAGGGGGAAAATAGTCATTGGGACGGGATCTCTCACCGCTATGAACTCTCTTCAGAGAATTCAGGGTTTCAAAGATGCAATAGCCGGGACAGAGATACAAATATTAGACACATTGAATGACGAAGAAGATGGTGCCAGGGCTGTCTCGCTCGCAGAATCTGCCTTGAATGCTCATCCCGATCTCGATGCTTTTTTTGGAGTTTATGCCTACAATGGACCCAGCCAGGCTCTTGTTGTGAAGAATGCTGGAAAAGCCGGAAAAATAAAAATAGTGTGTTTCGACACTACAACCGATATTCTCCAGTATGTAAAAGAAGGAGTAATTCAAGCAACAATGGGGCAGAGACCTTACATGATGGGCTATCTCTCTGTAGTAACGCTGTACCTGATGAGCAAGACAGGTGTTCAGAATACTCTCGCCATGTTACCGAAAATTGAGGTAGAAGGAATAACCGATTACGTAATTGACACAGGTGTTGATATAGTAACGCCGCAAAATCTTAGTGACTATCTGGAAACCATGGAAAAACTGGGAATACCTATCAAATTCTAA
- a CDS encoding ABC transporter permease produces the protein MVVLEGEKTLIAGKKQRSFKELGPLVALMSLAIFTTVLNPRFLTAFNLQALGRQIAIFGLLAIGETFVIISGGGAIDLSPGSVVALTGVMVAWLMTHGVSVWISLFLILLFSLGIGAWHGVFVTKLKVPAFIITLGTLTIARGMAAVITRGWPVINLPGSFLKIGQADFLKIPVPVWILIGVTLIADFFLRKTVYGKHLRASGGNEIAARFSGVNVDAVRTIAFMVSGFLAGLVGVIVAARLSQGQPGVGSMYELYAIASTVIGGTSLTGGEGSVLGAIIGASIISLLWNALVLLNVSTYWHNVVIGIVIVVAVTLDIVRRRFVSK, from the coding sequence ATGGTTGTTCTTGAGGGGGAGAAAACCTTGATAGCAGGAAAAAAACAGAGAAGTTTTAAAGAACTTGGGCCACTTGTAGCCCTTATGAGCCTTGCTATTTTTACCACTGTACTGAATCCGCGTTTTCTGACAGCTTTTAATCTTCAAGCTTTGGGAAGACAGATTGCTATATTTGGCCTTTTAGCCATAGGTGAAACATTTGTCATCATTTCCGGTGGAGGTGCTATAGATCTCTCTCCAGGATCTGTGGTGGCTTTAACCGGTGTCATGGTGGCATGGCTCATGACCCATGGGGTTTCAGTGTGGATTTCCCTGTTCCTGATCCTTCTGTTCTCACTGGGAATAGGTGCATGGCATGGAGTATTTGTCACAAAACTTAAGGTACCTGCATTTATAATCACCCTCGGCACTCTTACCATTGCACGCGGTATGGCTGCTGTTATCACCAGAGGATGGCCTGTGATAAACCTGCCAGGTTCATTTTTGAAAATCGGTCAGGCTGATTTTTTAAAGATTCCAGTGCCAGTTTGGATTTTGATTGGAGTGACTCTGATTGCTGATTTTTTTCTCAGAAAAACAGTGTATGGAAAGCACTTGAGGGCTTCAGGCGGTAATGAGATTGCCGCAAGATTTTCTGGTGTGAATGTGGATGCGGTTAGAACAATTGCTTTTATGGTTTCTGGCTTTTTGGCAGGGTTGGTTGGAGTAATAGTTGCTGCAAGGCTTTCTCAAGGGCAGCCCGGTGTTGGTAGCATGTATGAACTTTATGCAATTGCATCTACAGTGATTGGCGGGACAAGCCTAACAGGTGGCGAGGGGAGTGTCCTGGGAGCAATTATTGGTGCCAGCATTATCAGTTTGCTCTGGAACGCGCTGGTCCTTCTTAACGTCTCCACTTACTGGCACAACGTTGTCATAGGAATTGTTATTGTTGTAGCGGTTACTTTGGATATTGTTCGAAGAAGATTTGTGAGTAAGTAA
- a CDS encoding sugar ABC transporter ATP-binding protein → MQLLQARNIIKSFPGVLAVDDVDFEVGENEIVSIVGENGAGKSTLIKVLSGILKPDSGEIFFNGEKVEFHSPFDAFIKGISAIHQELNLCENLTVAENIFLAFEAIRGKRRSLSSRLDENYMRRKSEELLNLTGARFSSNTLVRELTTAQRQMVEICKALIKEPRIIFMDEPTSSLTVEETERLFEIIHMLKDRGISVVFVSHRLDEVAKISDRVIVMRDGKKVGELKRAEFDMDTVIKLMVGREVEFFPHGTEVSPGEVVLKVKNLRWKNRVKNVSFQVRKGEILGFAGLVGAGRTETMLLIFGINKKEDGEIFIKGNKVNIERPLDATKLGIGLVPEDRKLQGLVLKLTVKDNMVLPSLSAISNHGWILNERKEKMIAENFVKKLSIKTPSVYQITENLSGGNQQKIVLAKWLATNADILIFDEPTRGIDVATKAEIHRMIRELAAQGKTILMISSELPEILNLSDRIVVMWEGEITAILDNKSKKVSQEEIMYYASGKLKQSGR, encoded by the coding sequence TTGCAGCTTTTGCAAGCAAGAAACATCATTAAAAGTTTTCCGGGTGTTCTGGCGGTTGACGATGTTGATTTTGAAGTGGGTGAAAATGAAATAGTATCTATTGTAGGGGAGAATGGTGCGGGTAAATCGACACTTATAAAAGTTCTTTCAGGAATCTTGAAACCTGACAGTGGAGAAATTTTTTTTAATGGTGAAAAAGTAGAGTTTCATTCACCTTTTGACGCTTTCATAAAAGGTATAAGTGCTATCCATCAAGAACTGAACCTTTGTGAAAATTTAACAGTAGCAGAGAACATATTTCTCGCCTTTGAAGCCATAAGGGGAAAAAGGAGGAGCTTAAGCAGCAGGCTTGATGAAAATTACATGCGAAGAAAATCAGAAGAACTTCTTAATCTCACAGGGGCTCGTTTTTCTTCTAATACTCTTGTAAGAGAATTGACCACTGCGCAGAGACAGATGGTCGAGATTTGCAAGGCGCTGATCAAAGAACCCAGGATCATCTTTATGGACGAACCAACTTCTTCATTAACTGTTGAAGAAACAGAGAGATTGTTCGAAATTATTCATATGTTAAAGGATAGGGGAATATCAGTTGTTTTTGTTTCGCACAGGTTAGATGAAGTTGCGAAAATCAGTGATAGAGTGATCGTTATGAGAGATGGAAAAAAAGTGGGAGAACTCAAAAGAGCGGAATTTGATATGGATACCGTCATAAAACTCATGGTAGGAAGGGAAGTTGAATTTTTTCCCCATGGAACGGAAGTTTCACCGGGCGAGGTGGTTCTAAAGGTCAAGAATTTAAGGTGGAAGAACAGGGTGAAAAATGTTTCTTTTCAGGTTCGAAAAGGAGAAATTCTTGGGTTTGCAGGTCTCGTTGGTGCTGGCAGAACTGAGACAATGCTTCTGATTTTCGGGATAAATAAAAAAGAAGACGGTGAAATTTTTATCAAGGGAAACAAAGTGAACATAGAAAGACCTCTTGACGCAACCAAACTTGGAATTGGTCTGGTGCCAGAAGATAGAAAGCTTCAGGGGCTTGTTTTAAAATTGACAGTGAAAGACAACATGGTCCTTCCTTCTTTATCTGCTATTAGCAACCACGGTTGGATTTTGAATGAAAGAAAAGAAAAAATGATAGCGGAAAATTTTGTAAAAAAACTTTCAATAAAGACTCCATCTGTATATCAGATTACTGAGAATCTTTCCGGTGGAAATCAGCAAAAGATAGTCCTTGCAAAATGGCTTGCAACGAATGCCGACATATTGATATTTGATGAACCAACAAGGGGAATAGATGTAGCAACCAAAGCTGAGATACATAGAATGATAAGAGAATTAGCTGCACAGGGGAAAACCATACTAATGATTTCCTCCGAACTTCCGGAGATACTAAACTTGAGCGATAGAATTGTTGTGATGTGGGAAGGTGAAATTACAGCTATTCTGGACAACAAAAGTAAAAAAGTCTCACAGGAAGAAATCATGTATTACGCTTCTGGAAAGCTGAAGCAAAGCGGGAGGTAA